From a single Streptomyces sp. NBC_01264 genomic region:
- a CDS encoding DUF5819 family protein — MDSNAREPLAGVAPPPPRAPGIAGLSTPYRVVTALALGAVAVAACCHLALVFLHVAPSNTVSKRNAGSIDYWIYPEFEQNWKLFAPNPLQQNIAVEMRAEVRTDDGRLVTGTWRDLSAEDGAAIHHSLLPSHTEQNELRRAWDFFTASHDEDNKSTGERGELAEQYLRRIALDRLEPAGDAEGRIVRIQVRGATAEVAAPHWSDEKTDTQTYYRELPWWTV, encoded by the coding sequence ATGGATTCGAACGCGCGCGAGCCCCTCGCGGGAGTGGCTCCGCCCCCGCCCAGGGCGCCCGGAATCGCCGGCCTGTCCACCCCGTACCGGGTCGTCACGGCCCTCGCCCTCGGGGCGGTGGCGGTGGCCGCCTGCTGCCACCTGGCCCTCGTGTTCCTGCACGTGGCCCCGTCCAACACGGTCAGCAAGCGGAACGCGGGCTCGATCGACTACTGGATCTACCCCGAGTTCGAACAGAACTGGAAGCTCTTCGCCCCCAACCCGCTCCAGCAGAACATCGCCGTGGAGATGCGCGCGGAAGTGCGGACGGACGACGGCCGGCTGGTGACGGGCACCTGGCGCGATCTGTCCGCCGAGGACGGCGCGGCCATCCACCACAGCCTGCTGCCGAGCCACACCGAGCAGAACGAGCTCCGCCGGGCCTGGGACTTCTTCACCGCCTCCCACGACGAGGACAACAAGTCCACCGGCGAGCGCGGCGAACTGGCCGAGCAGTACCTGCGCCGGATCGCCCTGGACCGGCTGGAGCCCGCTGGGGACGCGGAGGGCCGGATCGTACGGATCCAGGTGCGCGGGGCGACCGCGGAGGTCGCCGCGCCCCACTGGTCCGACGAGAAGACCGACACCCAGACCTACTACCGGGAGCTGCCGTGGTGGACGGTGTGA
- a CDS encoding HTTM domain-containing protein produces MEGSGATGLKASAGRALARVSGQALGPYQSAVVRIGFAGTWLFFLLRELPNRHELYGPDGPWSWELARRLIDSNRAFTVLMWSDSALWFEIVYAVAVLSSALLMLGWRTRATSVVFMVGVLSLQNRSVFMGDGGDNVIHLMAIYLVLTRCAQVWSLDARRARRLGAASAGRAGPVLWGVLGAVFAYGAVTGGFSTGWLVAFTALWVLAALWWMVDRYEPEGEGRAVLDVLANLLHNAGMLVIMVEVCLIYATAGWYKIQGSRWQDGTALYYPLNLDYFTPWPGVSAFLASSGTLVMLLSYGTVAVQVAFPFTVFNRRIKNVLLALMMLEHAGIAVLLGLPFFSLAMIAADAVFLPTAFLVWLGARVAARRVGRGRPVPEPEPYADPEPALPSPVPR; encoded by the coding sequence ATGGAGGGGTCCGGTGCGACGGGCCTCAAGGCCTCCGCCGGGCGGGCGCTGGCCCGGGTCAGCGGGCAGGCGCTGGGGCCGTACCAGAGCGCCGTGGTCCGCATCGGATTCGCCGGGACCTGGCTGTTCTTCCTGCTGCGGGAGCTCCCGAACCGCCACGAGCTGTACGGGCCGGACGGACCGTGGAGCTGGGAGCTGGCGCGGCGGCTGATCGACTCGAACCGCGCCTTCACGGTGCTGATGTGGTCGGACTCGGCGCTCTGGTTCGAGATCGTCTACGCGGTGGCCGTGCTGTCGTCCGCCCTGCTGATGCTGGGCTGGCGCACCCGGGCGACCTCCGTGGTGTTCATGGTCGGCGTGCTGTCCCTGCAGAACCGCAGCGTCTTCATGGGCGACGGCGGGGACAACGTCATCCACCTGATGGCGATCTACCTCGTGCTGACCCGGTGCGCACAGGTCTGGTCGCTGGACGCCCGCCGTGCCCGCCGCCTCGGCGCGGCCTCGGCCGGGCGGGCGGGGCCGGTGCTGTGGGGCGTGCTCGGGGCGGTGTTCGCGTACGGGGCGGTGACCGGGGGGTTCAGCACCGGCTGGCTGGTGGCCTTCACGGCCCTGTGGGTGCTCGCCGCCCTGTGGTGGATGGTCGACCGCTACGAGCCGGAGGGGGAGGGGCGGGCCGTCCTCGACGTCCTGGCCAACCTGCTGCACAACGCCGGGATGCTGGTGATCATGGTGGAGGTCTGCCTGATCTACGCCACGGCCGGCTGGTACAAGATCCAGGGGTCGCGGTGGCAGGACGGCACGGCGCTGTACTACCCGCTGAACCTGGACTACTTCACCCCGTGGCCCGGGGTCTCGGCCTTTCTCGCGAGCAGCGGGACGCTGGTGATGCTGCTGTCGTACGGGACGGTCGCGGTTCAGGTGGCCTTTCCGTTCACGGTGTTCAACCGGCGGATCAAGAACGTGCTGCTGGCGTTGATGATGCTGGAGCATGCGGGGATCGCGGTGCTGTTGGGGTTGCCGTTCTTCTCGTTGGCGATGATCGCCGCTGACGCGGTGTTTCTGCCGACGGCGTTCCTGGTCTGGCTCGGGGCGCGGGTCGCTGCGCGGCGGGTGGGTCGGGGGCGGCCCGTCCCGGAACCGGAGCCGTACGCGGATCCGGAGCCCGCGCTCCCCAGCCCCGTTCCGCGCTGA
- a CDS encoding TrmH family RNA methyltransferase, giving the protein MSEYGSPEEIARQWQGAAERQDLVLLDGFHALKHALRFGADVRFAVAEEPEAVRGLARELAPDVEADVARLVRRAPLKGLLARVHPTGVAALAVRPGRAEGRARLDARPRTAPIVLLDNPRNLGNVGAVVRLAAGFGATGVVTRGDLDPWHPNVVRAGAGLHYATTVDRVELDTLPPGPLYALDPEGEDIRALTLPDEALLAFGSERHGISPELRARADHLVSLPMRPQVSSYNLATSVAMTLFHWGGPRESL; this is encoded by the coding sequence ATGAGTGAGTACGGGAGTCCCGAGGAGATCGCACGGCAGTGGCAGGGGGCTGCCGAGAGGCAGGACCTGGTCCTCCTCGACGGGTTCCACGCGCTGAAGCACGCCCTGCGGTTCGGGGCGGACGTGCGCTTCGCCGTCGCCGAGGAGCCGGAGGCCGTACGGGGCCTCGCGCGGGAGCTGGCTCCGGATGTGGAGGCGGACGTCGCGCGGCTCGTGCGGCGGGCTCCGCTCAAGGGGCTGCTGGCGCGGGTGCACCCCACCGGGGTGGCGGCGCTCGCGGTCCGGCCCGGTCGGGCCGAGGGGCGGGCGCGGCTCGACGCACGGCCCCGGACGGCCCCGATCGTGCTCCTCGACAACCCCCGCAACCTGGGCAACGTCGGAGCCGTCGTCCGGCTCGCCGCAGGCTTCGGCGCCACCGGCGTGGTCACCCGGGGGGATCTGGACCCCTGGCACCCCAATGTGGTCCGGGCCGGCGCGGGGCTGCACTACGCCACGACCGTGGACCGGGTGGAGCTCGACACGCTGCCGCCCGGCCCCCTGTACGCCCTCGATCCGGAGGGCGAGGACATCCGCGCCCTCACCCTCCCGGACGAGGCCCTGCTGGCCTTCGGCTCCGAACGCCACGGCATCTCGCCCGAGCTGCGCGCCCGCGCCGATCACCTGGTGTCCCTGCCGATGCGGCCGCAGGTCTCCAGCTACAACCTGGCCACCAGCGTGGCCATGACCCTCTTCCACTGGGGCGGGCCCAGGGAGAGCCTCTAG
- the paaN gene encoding phenylacetic acid degradation protein PaaN yields MAAELTVPQLSAKHRPTLDQALATIRSRAYWSPHPEHPKAYGETAPADGLAAFEALRGTRLDLGQPGTDGWTGAETSPYGVELGVEYPHVDPEVLLPAMRAGMGAWRDAGPEARALVCIEILARISARTHEFAHAVMHTSGQAFMMAFQAGGPHAQDRGLEAVAYAYEEQTRVPGQADWSKPQGKKDPLELGKTFTAVPRGISLMIGCNTFPTWNGYPGIFASLATGNPVLVKPHPRAVLPLALTVQVAREVLADAGFDPNLVALAVERPGEGIAKELAVRPEIKVIDYTGSTEFGDWLEANARQAQVYTEKAGVNTVVLDSTDNYKGMLSNLAFSLSLYSGQMCTTPQNLLIPRDGIETDAGHKSYDEVVSDLAGAVGGLLGDDARANALLGALVNPDVKARLEAAAGLGEVALASREVTNPEFPGAVVRTPVMVKLDSAKPDDSAPYLSECFGPVSFAVAVDSTQSALDLLRRTVREKGAMTVGAYTTSADTERAIEEVCLEESAQLSLNLTGGVYVNQTAAFSDLHGSGGNPAANAALCDGAFVSNRFRVVEVRRQG; encoded by the coding sequence ATGGCCGCCGAGCTCACCGTCCCCCAGCTGTCCGCCAAGCACCGGCCCACTCTGGACCAGGCGCTGGCCACCATCCGCAGCCGCGCCTACTGGTCCCCGCACCCCGAGCACCCCAAGGCGTACGGCGAGACCGCGCCGGCCGACGGCCTCGCCGCCTTCGAGGCGCTGCGCGGCACCCGGCTCGACCTCGGACAGCCCGGCACCGACGGCTGGACGGGCGCGGAGACCTCCCCGTACGGCGTGGAGCTCGGCGTCGAGTACCCGCACGTGGACCCGGAGGTGCTGCTGCCCGCGATGCGGGCCGGCATGGGCGCCTGGCGGGACGCCGGGCCCGAGGCGCGCGCCCTGGTCTGCATCGAGATCCTGGCCCGGATCTCGGCGCGGACGCACGAGTTCGCGCACGCCGTCATGCACACCAGCGGCCAGGCCTTCATGATGGCGTTCCAGGCGGGCGGCCCGCACGCACAGGACCGCGGTCTCGAAGCGGTGGCCTACGCCTACGAGGAGCAGACCCGCGTCCCGGGGCAGGCCGACTGGTCGAAGCCGCAGGGCAAGAAGGACCCACTGGAGCTCGGCAAGACCTTCACGGCCGTGCCGCGCGGCATCTCCCTGATGATCGGCTGCAACACCTTCCCCACCTGGAACGGCTACCCGGGCATCTTCGCCTCCCTGGCCACGGGCAACCCGGTGCTGGTCAAGCCGCACCCGCGCGCCGTGCTCCCGCTGGCGCTGACCGTCCAGGTGGCCCGCGAGGTCCTCGCCGACGCCGGCTTCGACCCGAACCTGGTCGCGCTGGCCGTGGAGCGTCCGGGCGAGGGCATCGCCAAGGAGCTCGCCGTCCGGCCCGAGATCAAGGTCATCGACTACACCGGGTCCACCGAGTTCGGTGACTGGCTGGAGGCCAACGCCCGCCAGGCGCAGGTCTACACGGAGAAGGCCGGCGTCAACACCGTCGTCCTGGACTCCACCGACAACTACAAGGGCATGCTGTCCAACCTGGCCTTCTCCCTGTCCCTCTACAGCGGCCAGATGTGCACCACCCCGCAGAACCTGCTGATCCCGCGCGACGGCATCGAGACCGACGCCGGGCACAAGTCCTACGACGAGGTCGTCTCGGACCTCGCGGGCGCGGTGGGCGGCCTGCTCGGCGACGACGCACGGGCCAACGCCCTGCTCGGCGCCCTGGTCAACCCGGACGTCAAGGCCCGCCTGGAGGCGGCGGCCGGGCTCGGCGAGGTCGCGCTGGCCTCGCGCGAGGTGACGAACCCCGAGTTCCCGGGCGCGGTCGTGCGCACCCCGGTGATGGTGAAGCTGGACTCCGCCAAGCCGGACGACTCCGCCCCCTACCTCTCCGAGTGCTTCGGCCCGGTCTCCTTCGCGGTGGCGGTCGACTCCACGCAGAGCGCCCTCGACCTGCTGCGGCGCACGGTCCGCGAGAAGGGCGCGATGACGGTCGGCGCGTACACCACGTCCGCGGACACCGAGCGGGCCATCGAGGAGGTCTGCCTGGAGGAGTCGGCGCAGCTCTCGCTGAACCTGACGGGCGGGGTCTATGTGAACCAGACCGCGGCCTTCTCCGACCTCCACGGCTCCGGCGGCAACCCGGCGGCGAACGCCGCGCTGTGCGACGGGGCGTTCGTCTCGAACCGCTTCCGCGTGGTGGAGGTCCGCCGCCAGGGCTAG
- a CDS encoding 3-hydroxyacyl-CoA dehydrogenase translates to MTAIERSRTVAVVGAGTMGQGIAQVALLAGHRVLIYDINAALASDAVGFVQDRVERMAAKGRLDRAEAEAAIGRIGAAAGLAELSDVALVVEAVVEDVTVKRALFAALEEVVSPDALLATNTSSLSVTELAAGLAHPGRFLGLHFFNPAPLLPLVEVVSGFATDPAAAGRAYATVLGWGKTPVRCADTPGFIVNRIARPFYAEAFAVYEEQGADPATIDAVLRESGGFKMGPFALTDLIGQDVNEAVTRSVWESFFRSPKFTPSLAQRRLVQSGRLGRKSGHGWYPYGPDAKAPAPHTAGPEEAPEKVTVVGDLGPAAGLPDLLEEAGIAVTAVGHGGPYIQLPGEGQLVLADGKTAIEFADVVYFDLAFDYRDATRIALSVSEDTSERTLSEAVGLFQKLGKKVSVIGDVPGMIVARTVAMLIDLTADAVARGVAGAEDIDTAMRLGVNYPVGPAAWHDRLGRDWAYDLLHHLDERCPGGRYAPSLALYKLGYAAGEDEGPEDESPEDEGPDDEAGETE, encoded by the coding sequence ATGACAGCAATCGAGCGGTCCCGCACAGTGGCGGTCGTCGGCGCCGGCACCATGGGGCAGGGCATCGCCCAGGTCGCCCTTCTCGCAGGTCACCGGGTGCTGATCTACGACATCAACGCCGCACTGGCCTCCGACGCGGTCGGGTTCGTCCAGGACCGGGTCGAGCGGATGGCCGCGAAGGGCCGGCTGGACCGGGCCGAGGCAGAGGCCGCGATCGGCCGGATCGGTGCTGCGGCCGGTCTCGCCGAGCTGTCCGACGTGGCCCTCGTCGTGGAGGCGGTCGTCGAGGACGTCACCGTCAAGCGGGCGCTGTTCGCGGCGCTCGAAGAGGTGGTTTCGCCGGACGCCCTGCTGGCCACCAACACCTCCTCCCTCTCCGTCACCGAGCTCGCCGCCGGCCTCGCGCACCCGGGCCGCTTCCTGGGTCTGCACTTCTTCAACCCGGCCCCGCTGCTGCCGCTGGTCGAGGTGGTCTCCGGGTTCGCCACGGATCCGGCCGCCGCCGGCCGTGCGTACGCCACCGTCCTGGGCTGGGGGAAGACGCCGGTGCGCTGCGCCGACACCCCGGGCTTCATCGTCAACCGGATCGCCCGGCCCTTCTACGCCGAGGCCTTCGCGGTGTACGAGGAGCAGGGCGCCGACCCGGCCACCATCGACGCCGTGCTCCGCGAGAGCGGCGGCTTCAAGATGGGCCCCTTCGCGCTGACCGACCTGATCGGCCAGGACGTCAACGAGGCCGTCACCCGCTCGGTGTGGGAGTCCTTCTTCCGCAGTCCCAAGTTCACCCCGTCCCTCGCGCAGCGCCGGCTGGTCCAGTCGGGCCGCCTCGGCCGCAAGTCGGGCCACGGCTGGTACCCGTACGGCCCGGATGCGAAGGCCCCGGCCCCGCACACCGCCGGCCCTGAAGAGGCGCCCGAGAAGGTGACCGTCGTCGGTGACCTCGGACCGGCGGCCGGGCTCCCGGACCTCCTGGAGGAGGCCGGGATCGCGGTCACGGCCGTCGGGCACGGGGGTCCGTACATCCAGCTGCCCGGCGAGGGGCAGCTCGTGCTCGCCGACGGCAAGACGGCGATCGAGTTCGCCGACGTCGTCTACTTCGACCTCGCCTTCGACTACCGCGACGCCACCCGGATCGCGCTCTCCGTCAGCGAGGACACGAGCGAGCGGACGCTTTCCGAGGCCGTGGGGCTGTTCCAGAAGCTCGGCAAGAAGGTCTCCGTCATCGGCGACGTCCCGGGCATGATCGTCGCCCGGACGGTCGCGATGCTGATCGACCTCACCGCCGACGCCGTCGCGCGCGGGGTGGCGGGCGCCGAGGACATCGACACAGCGATGCGGCTCGGGGTCAACTATCCGGTGGGCCCGGCCGCATGGCACGACCGGCTCGGCCGCGACTGGGCGTACGACCTGCTGCACCACCTCGACGAGCGGTGTCCGGGCGGCCGGTACGCGCCGTCGCTGGCGCTGTACAAGCTCGGCTACGCGGCGGGCGAGGACGAGGGCCCGGAGGATGAGAGCCCGGAGGACGAGGGCCCGGACGACGAGGCGGGGGAGACCGAATGA
- a CDS encoding TetR/AcrR family transcriptional regulator: MTTAKRDTYTPETLLSVAVQVFIERGYDGTSMEHLSKAAGISKSSIYHHVAGKEELLHRAVSRALDELFAVLAEPGAIRGRAVERVEYVTRRTVEVLARELPYVTLLLRVRGNTRTERWALERRREFDHQVAELLKAAAAEGDLRADVDIRLATRLLFGMVNSLVEWYRPHPGTTPDQLADAVVSMALDGLRAQR, encoded by the coding sequence ATGACCACGGCCAAGCGGGACACGTACACGCCCGAGACGCTGCTGTCCGTCGCCGTCCAGGTCTTCATCGAGCGCGGCTACGACGGCACCTCGATGGAGCACCTCTCCAAGGCGGCCGGCATCTCGAAGTCCTCGATCTACCACCACGTCGCCGGCAAGGAGGAGCTGCTCCACCGCGCCGTCAGCCGGGCCCTGGACGAGCTCTTCGCGGTCCTGGCGGAGCCGGGGGCGATACGGGGCCGCGCGGTCGAGCGCGTCGAGTACGTCACGCGCCGCACGGTCGAGGTCCTGGCCCGGGAGCTGCCCTACGTGACCCTGCTGCTGCGGGTCCGGGGCAACACCCGTACCGAGCGCTGGGCCCTGGAGCGCCGCCGCGAGTTCGACCACCAGGTCGCGGAGCTGCTGAAGGCCGCCGCCGCCGAGGGCGATCTGCGGGCGGACGTGGACATCCGGCTCGCGACCCGGCTGCTCTTCGGCATGGTCAACTCCCTGGTCGAGTGGTACCGCCCGCACCCCGGCACGACCCCCGACCAGCTCGCGGACGCGGTGGTCAGCATGGCCCTGGACGGCCTGCGCGCGCAGCGCTGA
- a CDS encoding Lrp/AsnC family transcriptional regulator gives MTDEQMAGAGSGAASPAGGALGGATVPPVSPGPPAAPPRPLDPIDRSIVRLLQADGRASIRSVAEQVHVSRANAYARINRLIDDGVIRGFTARVNHERAGQGASAYITLKIVQNSWRTVREQLRELPGAAHIALVSGDFDVLLLVHTPDNRTLRELVLTRLQSIPEVLSTRTLLVFEETDLLARDQTAGPTITED, from the coding sequence ATGACGGATGAACAAATGGCCGGAGCGGGTTCCGGTGCGGCTTCCCCGGCGGGGGGCGCACTCGGGGGCGCGACCGTACCGCCGGTATCCCCCGGGCCGCCCGCTGCGCCGCCCCGCCCGCTCGACCCGATCGACCGGTCGATCGTGCGCCTGCTCCAGGCGGACGGCCGCGCCTCGATACGCTCCGTCGCCGAGCAGGTCCACGTGTCCCGGGCCAATGCCTACGCCCGGATCAACCGGCTCATCGACGACGGGGTGATCCGCGGGTTCACCGCCCGCGTCAACCACGAACGCGCGGGCCAGGGCGCCTCCGCCTACATCACCCTGAAGATCGTCCAGAACTCCTGGCGCACGGTCCGCGAACAGCTCCGCGAGCTCCCGGGAGCTGCCCACATCGCCCTGGTCAGCGGCGATTTCGACGTCCTGCTCCTGGTCCACACCCCGGACAACCGCACCCTGCGCGAACTGGTCCTGACCCGCCTCCAGTCCATCCCGGAGGTCCTCTCCACCCGCACCCTGCTGGTCTTCGAGGAAACCGACCTACTGGCCCGCGACCAGACCGCCGGCCCCACGATCACCGAGGACTGA
- the pdhA gene encoding pyruvate dehydrogenase (acetyl-transferring) E1 component subunit alpha — protein MTVQELPGAGASHRSTPPPAWRPRTDAAPLLPDPEPYRVLGTPAADRLDPELMRRCYAELVRGRRYNAQATALTRQGRLAVYPSTVGQEACEIAAAMVLEEQDWLFPSYRDTLAAVARGLDPVQALTLLRGDWHTGYDPREHRIAPLSTPLATQLPHAVGLAHAARLRGDDVVALAMVGDGGTSEGDFHEAMNFAAVWQAPVVFLVQNNGFAISVPLAKQTAAPTLAHKAVGYGMPGRLVDGNDVAAMHEVLSEAVRRARSGGGPTMIEAVTYRIEAHTNADDATRYRGDAEVEAWKAHDPVELLERELTARGLLDEAGIQAAKDAAEAMAAALRDGMNAEPVLDPMDLFGHVYAQQTGQLREQAAILRAELEAADQEEGDGS, from the coding sequence ATGACGGTCCAAGAGCTGCCCGGTGCCGGTGCGTCCCACCGCTCCACCCCGCCGCCCGCCTGGAGGCCCCGTACGGATGCCGCCCCGCTGCTCCCGGACCCCGAGCCGTACCGGGTGCTGGGCACCCCGGCCGCCGACCGGCTCGACCCCGAGCTGATGCGCCGGTGCTACGCCGAGCTGGTGCGCGGCCGCCGCTACAACGCCCAGGCCACCGCCCTCACCCGGCAGGGCCGTCTGGCCGTATATCCCTCCACCGTCGGCCAGGAGGCGTGCGAGATCGCCGCAGCCATGGTCCTGGAGGAGCAGGACTGGCTCTTCCCGAGCTACCGCGACACCCTGGCGGCCGTGGCGCGCGGACTGGATCCCGTACAGGCCCTGACGCTGCTGCGCGGCGACTGGCACACCGGGTACGACCCGCGCGAGCACCGGATAGCCCCCCTCTCGACCCCCCTCGCCACGCAGCTGCCGCACGCGGTCGGCCTGGCGCACGCCGCCCGGCTGCGCGGTGACGACGTGGTCGCCCTCGCCATGGTCGGCGACGGCGGCACCAGCGAGGGAGATTTCCACGAGGCCATGAACTTCGCCGCCGTCTGGCAGGCGCCGGTCGTCTTCCTCGTGCAGAACAACGGCTTCGCGATCTCGGTCCCGCTCGCCAAGCAGACCGCCGCCCCGACCCTGGCCCACAAGGCCGTGGGGTACGGGATGCCCGGCCGCCTCGTCGACGGCAACGACGTCGCCGCGATGCACGAGGTGCTGTCCGAGGCGGTCCGGCGGGCCCGGTCCGGCGGCGGACCGACCATGATCGAGGCCGTCACGTACCGCATAGAGGCCCACACCAACGCCGACGACGCCACCCGCTACCGGGGCGACGCCGAGGTCGAGGCGTGGAAGGCGCACGACCCGGTCGAGCTGCTGGAGCGCGAGCTGACCGCGCGCGGCCTGCTGGACGAGGCGGGCATCCAGGCGGCCAAGGACGCCGCCGAGGCGATGGCGGCGGCACTCAGGGACGGTATGAACGCGGAGCCCGTGCTCGACCCGATGGACCTCTTCGGACACGTCTACGCACAGCAGACCGGACAACTGCGCGAACAGGCTGCCATTCTCCGTGCCGAGCTGGAAGCGGCCGACCAGGAAGAGGGGGACGGATCATGA
- a CDS encoding alpha-ketoacid dehydrogenase subunit beta — MTTVAVKPSATKPATMAQALNRAMRDAMAEDPTVHVMGEDVGALGGVFRITDGLAKEFGEDRCTDTPLAEAGILGAAVGMAMYGLRPVVEMQFDAFAYPAFEQLISHVAKMRNRTRGAMPLPITIRVPYGGGIGGVEHHCDSSEAYYVATPGLTVVTPATVEDAYGLLRASIASDDPVIFLEPKRLYWSKADWSPETPAAVPGIGEALVRRTGTSATLITYGPSLPVCLEAAEAAREEGWDLEVVDLRSLVPFDEETVVASVRRTGRAVVVHESGGFGGPGAEIAARVTERCFHHLEAPVLRVAGFDIPYPPPMLEKYHLPGVDRILDTVARLQWEN, encoded by the coding sequence ATGACCACGGTGGCGGTGAAGCCGTCGGCCACGAAGCCGGCGACCATGGCCCAGGCGCTGAACCGCGCGATGCGCGACGCGATGGCCGAGGACCCGACCGTCCACGTCATGGGCGAGGACGTCGGCGCGCTCGGCGGGGTCTTCCGCATCACGGACGGCCTCGCGAAGGAGTTCGGCGAGGACCGCTGCACGGACACCCCGCTCGCCGAGGCCGGCATACTCGGCGCGGCCGTCGGCATGGCCATGTACGGGCTGCGGCCGGTCGTGGAGATGCAGTTCGACGCCTTCGCGTACCCGGCCTTCGAGCAGCTGATCTCGCACGTGGCGAAGATGCGCAACCGCACGCGCGGTGCGATGCCGCTCCCGATCACCATCCGGGTGCCGTACGGCGGCGGGATCGGCGGCGTGGAGCACCACTGCGACTCCTCCGAGGCGTACTACGTGGCCACGCCCGGCCTCACCGTCGTCACCCCGGCGACGGTCGAGGACGCGTACGGACTGCTGCGCGCCTCGATAGCCAGCGATGACCCGGTGATCTTCCTGGAGCCGAAGCGGCTCTACTGGTCCAAGGCCGACTGGTCGCCCGAGACGCCCGCGGCCGTCCCCGGGATCGGCGAGGCACTCGTCCGGCGGACCGGCACGAGCGCGACGCTGATCACCTACGGGCCCTCCCTGCCGGTGTGCCTGGAGGCGGCCGAGGCGGCCCGCGAGGAGGGCTGGGACCTGGAGGTCGTGGACCTGCGCTCGCTGGTCCCCTTCGACGAGGAGACCGTCGTGGCCTCCGTACGCCGGACCGGGCGCGCGGTGGTGGTCCACGAGTCCGGCGGCTTCGGCGGACCGGGCGCGGAGATCGCCGCCCGGGTCACGGAGCGGTGCTTCCACCACCTGGAGGCGCCCGTGCTGCGCGTCGCCGGCTTCGACATCCCGTATCCGCCGCCGATGCTGGAGAAGTACCACCTGCCCGGCGTGGACCGGATCCTGGACACCGTGGCCCGTCTGCAGTGGGAGAACTGA
- a CDS encoding dihydrolipoamide acetyltransferase family protein, translated as MPQVMEFKLPDLGEGLTEAEIVRWLVAVGDVVAIDQPVVEVETAKAMVEVPCPYGGVVTARFGEEGTELPVGAPLITVAVGALSGPADAVAAAVGPQDAADSANAPRPLIGYGSDHSRPARRRRVRPGSAAPGAAPAGPAPAVVAAPAVSAPAAVAPAVVAGPVPVISPLVRKLARDHGVDLRALRGSGPEGLILRADVETALRAPAQPPVGAASVAAPAALAAPAAPEGAARIPLKGVRGAVADKLSRSRREIPDATCWVDADATELMATRAAMNAAGGPKISVLALLARICTAALARHPELNSTVDLAANEIVRLPAVHLGFAAQTERGLMVPVVRDAQARSAESLSAEFARLTELARAGKLAPSDLTGGTFTLNNYGVFGVDGSTPIINHPEAAMLGVGRIIPKPWVYQGELAVRQVVQLSLTFDHRVCDGGTAGGFLRYVADCVESPSVLLRSL; from the coding sequence ATGCCGCAGGTCATGGAGTTCAAGCTGCCGGACCTGGGCGAGGGGCTGACCGAGGCGGAGATCGTCCGCTGGCTGGTCGCGGTCGGCGACGTCGTCGCCATCGACCAGCCCGTCGTCGAGGTCGAGACGGCCAAGGCGATGGTGGAGGTCCCCTGTCCGTACGGGGGCGTGGTGACCGCCCGCTTCGGCGAGGAGGGCACGGAACTGCCCGTCGGCGCGCCGCTGATCACCGTGGCCGTGGGCGCGCTGAGCGGGCCGGCGGATGCGGTCGCCGCCGCCGTGGGGCCCCAGGACGCCGCAGACTCCGCGAACGCGCCCCGGCCCTTGATCGGTTACGGCTCGGACCATTCCCGTCCGGCGCGTCGGAGGCGGGTGCGACCCGGCTCCGCCGCGCCGGGGGCGGCTCCCGCGGGTCCGGCTCCGGCCGTGGTCGCGGCACCTGCCGTCTCGGCACCGGCGGCCGTCGCACCGGCCGTCGTCGCCGGGCCGGTGCCGGTCATCTCGCCGCTGGTGCGCAAGCTGGCACGGGACCACGGGGTGGACCTGCGGGCCCTGCGCGGATCGGGGCCCGAGGGTCTGATCCTGCGCGCGGACGTCGAGACGGCCCTGCGCGCACCGGCGCAGCCGCCGGTCGGCGCGGCGTCCGTCGCCGCCCCGGCCGCCCTGGCCGCACCGGCCGCGCCGGAGGGTGCCGCGCGGATCCCCCTCAAGGGGGTCCGCGGGGCGGTCGCGGACAAGCTGTCGCGCAGCCGGCGCGAGATTCCGGACGCCACCTGCTGGGTGGACGCGGACGCCACCGAACTGATGGCGACCCGGGCGGCGATGAATGCCGCGGGCGGCCCCAAGATCTCGGTTCTCGCGCTGCTGGCGCGCATCTGCACGGCGGCGCTGGCCCGCCACCCGGAGCTCAACTCCACGGTGGACCTGGCGGCGAACGAGATCGTCCGGCTCCCGGCCGTGCACCTGGGCTTCGCCGCGCAGACGGAGCGGGGGCTGATGGTTCCGGTGGTCCGGGACGCTCAGGCGCGCAGCGCGGAGTCGCTGTCGGCGGAGTTCGCCCGGCTCACGGAGCTGGCGCGGGCGGGGAAGCTGGCGCCGTCCGATCTCACCGGGGGCACCTTCACCCTGAACAACTACGGGGTGTTCGGGGTCGACGGCTCCACGCCGATCATCAATCACCCCGAGGCGGCGATGCTCGGTGTGGGGCGGATCATTCCGAAGCCGTGGGTGTACCAGGGGGAGTTGGCGGTCCGGCAGGTCGTGCAGCTTTCGCTGACGTTCGATCACCGGGTGTGTGACGGCGGGACCGCGGGTGGGTTCCTGCGGTACGTCGCCGACTGCGTCGAGTCGCCCTCGGTGCTGTTGCGCAGCCTGTAG